A portion of the Streptomyces coeruleoprunus genome contains these proteins:
- a CDS encoding type A2 lantipeptide: MNAPQIQTQEISDADLDNVAGGLCGGLVGNVVGAVDSVVPVGGTIADLTSTTDALTGLNTTGATAYAAGL; the protein is encoded by the coding sequence ATGAACGCCCCCCAGATCCAGACCCAGGAAATCTCCGACGCCGACCTCGACAACGTGGCCGGCGGCCTCTGCGGCGGCCTGGTCGGCAACGTCGTCGGCGCCGTCGACTCGGTCGTCCCGGTCGGTGGCACCATCGCCGACCTGACCTCCACCACCGACGCGCTGACCGGCCTCAACACCACCGGCGCCACGGCCTACGCCGCCGGTCTCTGA
- a CDS encoding DUF2118 domain-containing protein, whose protein sequence is MQFRQQALSKLQSPEEIDLPVRFARPQGLLVLGVTVLAVIAASVWAVAGSVSSTLRAPGILTHARGSYVLQSPVAGQVTAVLAEEGERVRAGAPLVTVRTAQGDTVVRTIDAGRVTALAATIGAVVTTGADIAAVERIDGGGDGDAPLKAVVYVPADSGASVPVGASVDLTVQSVPSQRYGVLRGRVEAVGRTAQTSRRIAAFLGSDQLGEQFSRQGPPVAVLVALDRSPSTRTGYVWSTSDGPPFPLASMTLTTATVHLAAQRPIDWLLP, encoded by the coding sequence GTGCAGTTCCGCCAACAGGCCCTTTCCAAACTGCAGTCGCCGGAGGAAATCGACCTGCCGGTGCGTTTCGCGCGCCCGCAGGGACTGCTGGTCCTCGGCGTCACCGTGCTCGCCGTGATCGCCGCCTCCGTGTGGGCCGTCGCCGGCTCCGTCTCGTCCACGCTGCGCGCCCCCGGCATCCTCACCCACGCCCGTGGCAGCTACGTCCTGCAGAGCCCCGTCGCCGGCCAGGTCACCGCCGTCCTCGCCGAGGAAGGCGAGCGCGTTCGGGCCGGTGCGCCCCTGGTGACGGTCCGCACCGCGCAGGGCGACACCGTCGTCCGCACCATCGACGCGGGCCGGGTGACCGCGCTCGCCGCGACCATCGGCGCCGTGGTGACGACCGGCGCCGACATCGCCGCCGTGGAGCGGATCGACGGCGGGGGCGACGGCGACGCTCCCCTGAAGGCCGTCGTGTACGTGCCCGCCGACAGCGGTGCCTCCGTCCCCGTCGGCGCCTCCGTCGACCTCACCGTCCAGTCGGTGCCCTCCCAGCGGTACGGAGTACTGCGCGGCCGCGTCGAGGCCGTCGGCCGCACCGCGCAGACCAGCCGCCGCATCGCCGCGTTCCTCGGCAGCGACCAGCTCGGCGAGCAGTTCTCGCGGCAGGGCCCGCCCGTCGCCGTCCTCGTCGCGCTCGACCGCTCGCCGTCCACCCGGACCGGCTACGTCTGGTCCACGTCCGACGGGCCACCGTTCCCTCTCGCGTCCATGACCCTGACCACCGCCACCGTCCACCTCGCCGCACAGCGCCCGATCGACTGGCTGCTGCCGTGA
- a CDS encoding cellulase family glycosylhydrolase, producing MTSGTPARARGRHRRRCVVAFTAVLLAALCVPGAAPGTAAPAASLWFDAPATRALTVRDGRFTDALGREVVLRGYNVSGETKLEENGGLPFASAADAERSAHALRARGGGNTVRFLLSWAHAEPERGRVDRAYLAAATEQMRAFLRAGIRVYPDFHQDLHSRHLFHADSWYTGDGAPEWAVGNAGYPRESCGLCLFWGQNITQNEAVKRASYDFWHNRDGVQDAFLATAQATMAYLADHLTADEFAHVVGFDPYNEPHAGRYDPGQDSRTWERDVLWPFHERFRARMDAAGWQDKPAFVEPNLFWNANIDFQREEGGLLDAGGALGPRYVFNTHFYDQKAISGIFMWGKAKDGQYAGDFAAVRDRAAGAGTAAVVSEFGHPLTGTVADKAPTVLKAVYQALDSRLPGTTWWSRPLASGPVLSGTQWQWDIYSGRHHEAMNGNPGKVLTEGDAWNGEDLSAVRLDDTGRPVLRQDARLLDRLYPSAVAGRTLAFTYEDRSRDGSTTLTWNPVPASLPHVAQLVGTGQYGLLLWRAGNGGGTPAPTELHLPATFDPARTTVVTDLGSVHAPPSYTPGTPVAVAPEPGGTGSRRLLLTAPDGEPGGRHFALVAQGASAPPDALLREAERELRAWAQSAHD from the coding sequence ATGACTTCCGGGACCCCGGCTCGGGCGCGTGGTCGCCATCGCCGCCGCTGTGTCGTCGCCTTCACCGCCGTCCTCCTGGCCGCCCTGTGCGTCCCCGGGGCCGCGCCAGGGACCGCCGCGCCGGCCGCGTCCCTGTGGTTCGACGCCCCGGCCACGCGCGCCCTCACCGTGCGGGACGGCCGCTTCACCGACGCACTCGGCCGCGAAGTCGTTCTGCGCGGCTACAACGTCTCCGGCGAGACGAAGCTGGAGGAGAACGGCGGCCTGCCCTTCGCCTCGGCCGCCGACGCCGAGCGCTCCGCGCACGCGCTGCGTGCCCGCGGCGGCGGCAACACCGTGCGGTTCCTGCTGTCCTGGGCGCACGCCGAGCCGGAGCGCGGCCGGGTGGACCGGGCGTACCTGGCCGCCGCGACCGAGCAGATGCGCGCCTTCCTGCGGGCCGGGATCCGCGTCTACCCCGACTTCCACCAGGACCTGCACTCCCGCCACCTGTTCCACGCGGACAGCTGGTACACCGGCGACGGCGCGCCCGAGTGGGCCGTCGGGAACGCCGGTTACCCGCGCGAGTCCTGTGGCCTCTGCCTGTTCTGGGGGCAGAACATCACCCAGAACGAGGCCGTGAAGCGCGCGTCGTACGACTTCTGGCACAACCGCGACGGCGTCCAGGACGCCTTCCTGGCCACCGCGCAGGCCACCATGGCGTACCTCGCCGACCACCTCACCGCCGACGAGTTCGCCCACGTCGTCGGCTTCGACCCGTACAACGAGCCCCACGCCGGCCGGTACGACCCCGGCCAGGACAGCCGCACCTGGGAGCGGGACGTCCTGTGGCCCTTCCACGAGCGCTTCCGCGCCCGCATGGACGCCGCGGGCTGGCAGGACAAGCCCGCGTTCGTCGAGCCGAACCTCTTCTGGAACGCCAACATCGACTTCCAGCGGGAGGAGGGCGGCCTGCTCGACGCGGGTGGCGCGCTCGGGCCCCGGTACGTGTTCAACACCCACTTCTACGACCAGAAGGCCATCTCCGGGATCTTCATGTGGGGCAAGGCGAAGGACGGCCAGTACGCGGGCGACTTCGCCGCCGTCCGCGACCGGGCCGCCGGGGCCGGAACGGCCGCCGTGGTCAGCGAGTTCGGCCACCCGCTCACCGGCACGGTCGCGGACAAGGCGCCGACCGTGCTCAAGGCCGTGTACCAGGCGCTCGACTCCCGCCTGCCCGGCACCACCTGGTGGTCCCGCCCCCTCGCCTCGGGCCCGGTCCTGTCCGGTACGCAGTGGCAGTGGGACATCTACAGCGGCCGCCACCACGAGGCCATGAACGGCAACCCCGGCAAGGTCCTCACCGAGGGCGACGCCTGGAACGGCGAGGACCTGTCCGCCGTACGCCTCGACGACACCGGCCGGCCCGTCCTGCGCCAGGACGCGCGCCTCCTGGACCGGCTCTATCCCAGCGCGGTCGCCGGGCGCACCCTCGCCTTCACCTACGAGGACCGCTCCCGCGACGGCTCCACCACCCTCACCTGGAACCCCGTACCGGCCTCGCTCCCGCACGTCGCGCAGCTGGTCGGCACGGGACAGTACGGCCTGCTGCTCTGGCGGGCGGGAAACGGCGGCGGCACCCCCGCGCCCACCGAACTCCACCTGCCGGCGACCTTCGACCCGGCCCGCACCACGGTCGTCACCGACCTCGGCAGCGTCCACGCACCGCCCTCGTACACCCCCGGCACACCCGTCGCCGTGGCCCCCGAACCGGGCGGGACGGGCAGCCGCCGGCTGCTGCTCACCGCCCCGGACGGGGAGCCGGGCGGGCGCCACTTCGCGCTGGTCGCGCAGGGTGCGAGCGCGCCTCCCGACGCGCTGCTGCGGGAGGCCGAGCGGGAGCTGAGGGCGTGGGCGCAGTCCGCCCACGACTGA
- a CDS encoding NHLP family bacteriocin export ABC transporter peptidase/permease/ATPase subunit, translating to MEAVECGAACLAMVLAHHGRHVPLEELRIACGVSRDGSRASNLLKAARGYGLQAKGMQMEPAALAGVRGPAILFWEFNHYVVYDGTGRRFGRRGVHINDPDKGRRFVAAEEFDTSFTGVVLVMEPTPAFRRGGRRPGVLRAVPARLRGTTGTLLAALLASLLLVAVGAALPALSRTYIDLFLIGGQTSVLGALFASMGVMAALTAVLTWLQQANLLRGRIIASTLGSARFLRHLMRLPVTFFAQRSPADLVQRLQSNDAVAETLARDLAAAGVDGVVVVLYALLLWTYDPQLTVVGVGVALLNVVAMRIVLRLRATRTQKLRADNARLTNTSYTGLQLIETMKATGGENGWFRRWAGQHATTLEEQQRLGVPSAALAVVAPALATLNSALILWIGGLRAVEGHLSIGLLVAFQALVTRFTAPITRLNGVAGRIQDFAADVARLKDVESFPADRLYARPGGSDTSTRRLTGHVELEDVTFGYSPLDEPLLKGFSLAVGPGRQVALVGGSGSGKSTVSRLISGLYAPWEGTIRVDGQRLEDIPRGALAASVSFVDQDVFLFEGTVRDNVALWDPSVPDEAVVAALRDAALYDEVIARRPEGIHGRVEQDGRNFSGGQRQRLEIARALVRRPSVLVLDEVTSALDARTEQVVMENLRRRGCACVVIAHRLSTVRDSDEIVVLDHGTVVERGRHEDLLAAGGAYAELVRER from the coding sequence ATGGAGGCCGTCGAGTGCGGCGCCGCCTGCCTCGCGATGGTCCTGGCCCACCACGGCCGGCACGTGCCCCTGGAGGAGCTGCGCATCGCGTGCGGCGTCTCCCGCGACGGCTCGCGCGCCAGCAACCTCCTCAAGGCGGCCCGCGGCTACGGCCTCCAGGCCAAGGGCATGCAGATGGAACCCGCCGCTCTCGCCGGGGTGCGCGGACCGGCTATCCTCTTCTGGGAGTTCAACCACTACGTCGTCTACGACGGCACGGGCCGCCGCTTCGGCCGCCGGGGCGTACACATCAACGACCCCGACAAGGGCCGCCGGTTCGTGGCGGCGGAGGAGTTCGACACGAGCTTCACCGGCGTCGTGCTGGTGATGGAGCCGACCCCCGCCTTCCGCCGCGGCGGCCGCCGCCCGGGCGTCCTGCGCGCCGTGCCCGCCCGGCTGCGCGGCACCACCGGGACGCTGCTGGCGGCGCTGCTGGCCAGCCTGCTGCTCGTCGCGGTCGGGGCGGCCCTGCCCGCGCTGAGCCGTACGTACATCGACCTGTTCCTGATCGGCGGCCAGACCTCGGTGCTGGGCGCGCTGTTCGCGTCCATGGGCGTGATGGCCGCGCTCACCGCCGTGCTGACCTGGCTCCAGCAGGCGAACCTGCTGCGGGGCCGGATCATCGCGTCCACCCTCGGCAGCGCCCGCTTCCTGCGCCATCTGATGCGGCTCCCGGTCACGTTCTTCGCCCAGCGCAGCCCCGCCGACCTGGTGCAGCGGCTCCAGTCGAACGACGCCGTCGCCGAGACCCTGGCCCGCGACCTGGCCGCCGCGGGCGTGGACGGTGTCGTCGTCGTCCTGTACGCGCTGCTGCTGTGGACGTACGACCCGCAGCTCACCGTGGTGGGCGTCGGCGTCGCGCTGCTGAACGTGGTCGCCATGCGGATCGTGCTCCGGCTGCGCGCGACCCGTACGCAGAAGCTGCGCGCCGACAACGCCCGGCTGACGAACACCTCGTACACCGGTCTCCAGCTGATCGAGACCATGAAGGCGACCGGCGGCGAGAACGGCTGGTTCCGCCGCTGGGCGGGCCAGCACGCCACCACCCTGGAGGAGCAGCAGCGCCTCGGCGTGCCGAGCGCGGCCCTGGCCGTGGTGGCGCCCGCGCTGGCGACGCTCAACAGCGCGCTGATCCTGTGGATCGGCGGGCTGCGCGCGGTGGAGGGCCATCTGTCCATCGGGCTGCTCGTCGCGTTCCAGGCGCTGGTGACCCGGTTCACCGCGCCGATCACCCGGCTGAACGGGGTGGCGGGCCGCATCCAGGACTTCGCGGCGGACGTGGCACGGCTGAAGGACGTGGAGTCCTTCCCCGCCGACCGGTTGTACGCGCGGCCGGGCGGCTCCGACACGAGCACGCGGAGGCTGACCGGGCATGTCGAGCTGGAGGACGTCACGTTCGGCTACAGCCCCTTGGACGAGCCGCTGCTGAAGGGGTTCTCGCTGGCCGTCGGGCCGGGGCGGCAGGTGGCGCTCGTCGGCGGGTCCGGCAGCGGCAAGTCGACCGTGTCGCGGCTCATCTCCGGGCTGTACGCCCCGTGGGAGGGGACGATCCGCGTCGACGGGCAGCGCCTGGAGGACATTCCGCGCGGCGCGCTGGCCGCCTCCGTGTCCTTCGTCGACCAGGACGTCTTCCTCTTCGAGGGAACGGTCCGGGACAACGTGGCGCTGTGGGACCCGTCCGTGCCCGACGAGGCGGTCGTCGCCGCGCTGCGGGACGCGGCGCTCTACGACGAGGTGATCGCGCGGCGCCCGGAGGGCATCCACGGCCGCGTCGAGCAGGACGGGCGGAACTTCTCGGGCGGCCAGCGCCAGCGCCTGGAGATCGCGCGGGCGCTGGTGCGCCGGCCGAGCGTGCTGGTGCTGGACGAGGTGACGAGCGCCCTGGACGCCCGTACCGAGCAGGTCGTCATGGAGAACCTGCGGCGGCGCGGCTGTGCGTGCGTGGTCATCGCGCACCGGCTGTCCACGGTCCGCGACAGCGACGAGATCGTCGTCCTCGACCACGGGACGGTCGTGGAGCGGGGCCGTCACGAGGACCTGCTCGCCGCCGGCGGCGCGTACGCCGAGCTGGTCAGGGAGCGTTGA